In the Silene latifolia isolate original U9 population chromosome 1, ASM4854445v1, whole genome shotgun sequence genome, GGCGTAAGCAAAATCTCCGTTAGGCAATCCAACGGACTGGGGTCTGATGGATCGAACATTAGTAAAGTGAGACATGGAACCTGACATATGGTGCGAGGCTCCTGTGTCGATAATCCAAGAAAGTAAAGACGGGTTAGAGATGTTACCGTGAGCAGGTTGGGAGGAGCTGGCTTGGTGCGCCTGCAACAGTTTCGATAATTCCGCAAGTTGTGCATGACTCAAAGAATTAAGATCGACTTTATCCAAAGTCGGTGCAGCAGTCGAAGATGAGGCATGACCTGCATTAACAGAGGACCCGGCAACCATATTGGCGCGTGGTGGAGCCTGAGAATGGCTCTGTTTTGAGCGCTCAGCAGTAGCCTTATTACGGGCTTCATAGGTGATGATGAGGTTATTTGGGTCGGTATCATCCACATAAATACGGTTACGGGGTCGGTCTCCCCACCATTCGGGAAATTTACCCGTGACACGGTAACAAACCTTATAAATATGACCAGAGCGTTTGCACGCAACACAATACAGTCTAGTCGAGTCATTAGGGCTTTTGGTAGTACGAGAATCACGACCCCCACCAGAAGGGCGAGGAGTCTGATAAGGAGCGTGCACAGCATGTGCCACTACATCTGCCACTACATCTGAGGTGGAAACATTCTGAAGCAGAGACATATCGAAGACTTTCGTCTTGTAAAAGAcgattataaattaaattaagatTGGGTAAAGGGTTGATACCAAGAATTTGTGAGCGAATGTTGTCAAATTTGGCGTCGAGGCCAATCAGGAAGTCCCTTGTCCGCCGTTTCTCGCGCCTTGCATCCATCAAGGTGACCCAATCGCAGCCACAAGAATCACAGGAGCATTTTGGAAGCGGGTCAAGGGTCAGTATGTCGTCCCATAGCTTCACCATACGACCATAGTAGGACATCAGAGATTCAGCGGGGCCTTGTCGGCAAGCAACAAGATCCGGCTGAAGTTGGTAAATCCGTGGGTCGTTCCCCTGGCAGAACCGATTTTTGATGTCTTGCCAGAGTAGTTTAGCCTCGGGACGAGAGGTGATTTGATTGCGAAGGTTGGATTCAATGGAATTAAAAATCCAGGAGGTTACAAGAGCATTAGTAGAGCGCCATTGTTTGAAAGTGTCGGCAGTTTCTGCGGGTTTCGGAACAGACCCGTCAATGAATCCATCTTTTCCTTTGGCCAAAATAGCCAAGAGAAAAGAGCGTGACCATTCATCGTAGTTGGAGCCATTGAAGAGGACCTGAGTAATATTGGTACTCGGATTCTCGACTTGAATAACGGAATAAGTTTGATTTGAGTTTTGGTTTGAAATGATTTCGCCTGTCATGACGGCAGGAGATCAATAGAGGCTGTTTTGCAAGAAGAAGGAAGAGGCAGATTTGAGAAAACCTAACCTGATACCATATTAGAATTGATAACTTTTGGGATCTTATTATTATTCTCTGTGTAAAATCTCTTGTGTACAACTTTTGCCAACTTTCTCCTATTTATACAAAAGTCTATAAGCTAAATAAGGAAGGGAATCATTTTGAGAATGATTCATGTGTATGTGCAGCGGCTCTTTGAAGCCTTTGATTGCTCTTCTGTCAACGGCATTATATTGCCTAAGATAGAGGATTCTATTAGATTCCTTTTCAACTTTCTTGTCAATCAGCTGGGTATTTACTTTTATAATTGGCATCGAGCTGCATGGATGGGGGATGAATGCCTCATTTGTAGGATGTTAAATATAGAAGACATGTTCCATTCGGCGTGATTAAGTTTAAGGTAGTCTCTCATGATTAGgagttactccctccgtcccggtcatttgtttacccaTTCCATTTATgggtgtctcattcatttgtttaccattCTACATTAGGAATATTTTTAAAGGGTAATTTGATCATCCACTTAGCCCATTGTCCGCTTGTCACTCAATAACACCACCCACAAATGGTCCCCTCCTCTccttagtctttgtgccaaaacgaaaggaaacaaatgatcgggatggagggagtatattgtcTATATAGAATGTAATATACCTATAATCCAAAGTGTTGTTGTCTTAGAAAATAAATCACTGTGAATGTTGGGGAGGACTATTAAGGAATCTTTAATGTGTTTGGATTgcgggatttggagggaaaggaaagggagggagagtaggggatttaaaatcccttgtttggatagcaaacaAGGGTGGAaagaaatggagggggagagatttggagggatccattttccctcctccaaggcaattcaaaatctctccacaatagccatgatttggaaggaaattgtatccaaacacccacatctcatttcccctccccttcccttccttcCCTTTCTCTTCCCCCCTTCTCCCAGCCTCCCTTttcctccacttttgctatccaaacacaccctaaatatGACGGTGCAATATACTTCCTGTGAGGCTGAGAATTTAGAGATCGAGGATGTTCTGTTTGCGGGCTAAGTGTGTTGTGAGCCGAACTTCTGCGTCTGAAGCCGGAGAAATGGGTATAGCATAGGTTAATAAGCTTTTCTCTAATTCGTTTTTAGATTGAAGTTGTGTCGATAGTCAATGTGGGGAAACTCTTACGTTCACATTACTAGTTTTCAGTTTTGCATGCATGAACGGACTCCTAACCTTCAGCTTATATTATGGGTCATACGGAAACATCCTTATGTGTTGAAAATAGGGGTAAGGTTGCGGTTGCGTACACTCAACACTTCTTTGCCTTCGATAAGCGGAAAGCCTACATTGGGGTACATTGGCCTTAGCTTTAGATTAAGCCATGGTTACCGAATTCGCTATGAATACCTCCTTACCAATTCGCGATTCGCTCTTATAAAATGTGTGTTATAGGTATTTTCAGTAAGCAacatgatagaattcgcttttaacaattCGCGATTCGTAGGGCACCGAGCGAATTCGGTAACCTTGGATTAAGCATACCTCTTAGTAATGGTTCCTTATGACGACGGTTCATGTTAGACAATTTTGGGTCTTTAAGTACTAGTCTTTAAGGATATTTTTTGTTGACTCATTGTTTCATTAAACAGTTCAGAAACATCGATGATAAAATCTCTGACTCTTTGGATGTACTAGCTGATAATATGTTATTTTGCGTAACTTAACCAAAGACCTCTTATTCCTGGGCAGCCTTGATTGTGTCTTTTATAATTGTTTTCCAGCTGTAGTTGGATAATGACATTTTAGATAAGAGAGATGAATGCAAGTATTTGAATTACAACTTTCATGTTATATCAAGTGTAATACAAATATACAATAAGAAAACGAGAAACCCGCATTGCTTTTTTCCTTTCTGGGATTATTTTAAACTTAGCTCAGAATTTTTTTACTTCCATTTATCAAGGACGGAGACTGATATATACATTATATAACTTCTAGTTTGGCTTGTCTGTTTGCTAGATATTGGCGCTTTCAGCATTGTTGAAATGCGCTTTAGCTCAAGTCTTCTTGCTATTGTTGGAGCCGGTGAACAGGTTTTTGTTGTGTGATTTTGACAGACAGACATTTTAGCCTTTGAGCAGGTAGATAATTTGCTGGTTAGCTATTATGCTTCTCGAAGTCTAATAAAGCTGTGCATTTGTTTTCTGTTGATGCAATCAGCCAGCTCTCTCTCCCCGCCGTCTGTGCTTGTTTAATACTACAACTGGAGTTCCTCTTCAAGAACTAAACTTCTTGACTTCAGTTCTTGCTGTTCGTTTGAATAAGTTGAGGTAACACAAGCTTCAACTAGTTGTATTTAGGTTGTAGGAATATTTTCCGGGTCAATAAGTAAGCCCCAGCTTTGCAGCCTTACTCCTGCATTAACAACAGAAAAATACTGTTTGTAATGAAAATTGCGTTGTGAGAATTGCAGTctctttagtgagccattttatTTGCTTCATTTCATCATAATCCATAACCAAAAAATTGCGTCTCTTCGGCTTCATAATGTAAATTAAGAATATTTTCTGTTGTTGGTGCCAATTTTTGATGATGATTTTAATATGCATGTTATGCTTGTTTAGCTTTCAGTAGGGACTTAAATGCTTCCTACCTTCACTATGTCAGTTTCTTGTCTAACATAAGATTTGTGTGGCAAATTGGTTTATCAGCTCATCAGAATGTTTGTCGTTATTGTTCAAACACTTCATAAAACCTGTTTTCTCATATGATGTAGTAAATTCCGAATGTTaaaattcaaatcattttctcaaATATGTTCAACATCGTGTTTACTGAGGTGAGTATTCCATACCtgtaatttttagttttatattggTTATAACGCAATGTGGATGCAATGCCTGCATCTGCTTTTCAGTCTTGAAAGCTATATATCATTTTATCATTTCTATATGAAAAAGTTTGTGACTTGTGAGCGCTTAATATAATCTTCTGTtgctaatgtttttttttttttgtcttctgCAGACTGATTGTCCTATTGCTAGATAAAATTTTCCTTTATGACATAGACAGTCTAACAATTTTGAGCACAATCGATACCGTGCCAAATCCAAAAGGTAATAATTTCTGGATACCAACAAATACGTGTTACTTTTGAAAAACTAGCACATAGGATTTGTTACAAGTATGAGACCTTTGTAGGAGCAGTCTCCTCTTTTGGTAGGGTAGCTGTCTCTTAAGTTGAGTCACGGTTTAAATATTTAGATTTTTCAGTCAGCTGCTTTAGTTCTGGTGCTGTATAAAAGCTCTAAAATACTTTTCCTTTATTCAGACTTcttctccattttttttcttttgtcaaGCTTTTTTAATCCTTTTTTCAAATGCTTAGCTGATTTCCACATTGTTTTAGGTCTTTGTGCATTCTCCCATAGCCTCGATGCTTGTTACGTGGCAGTTCCAGCAAGTACAACAAAAGGATCTGTTTTGCTTTACAACATCATGGACCTTCAGTCTCTTTATGAGGTGGTTAGAAGTTTTAAAAGTTCACTATTATTGTTTAATAGCTTCAATTGGAGTATATTTGATGAAACTTACATTTTTTTTTGCATGGTGATATGATCTTTGCCTTCCTAGCACTTTTATCAAATACTCCCTCAAATCTGttttattagtcattttaagatgTTGCACATAAATGAAGTGTTGGGAAACGTGTAATATTAGTTATGTACAATAGATGATCTTTGTAAATAGAAAAAGAAACCTTTTCCGACCAATTCAATTGCTGAAGAGACCTCTTTTCCTAGTTATTAGTGTTCTGGAAAATTTAGAGAACATTTGTACATGGAATAAACTAAAACCATATAAaaagtaatttttaatttttcctAAAACAAATTATACCAATATGaaacggagggagtactattcAACCTATATTGGCTATATATGCAGAAGTTCCGACTGAAGCCAAGAAACCATGGATTTTTCTTTGATTGAGCTTAACTTTGGTGAAGTTTTGAAGGGCTGTTAGATGATAACAGTACTTCAAATTTCTTTTAGCCCTTAAATGGGCTTTCAGAATCACAGTTGATATAGGATGAGTTTGAGCTAAGTTTTCTGACAATATTTGTCCCACATGCAAGTTCATTACTGACCGGCTTTAAAACTAGTCGGGCACAATGTTCACCTGGCGTATTACCGTTACCTTTTTCTACTCTTGTAGATTTCGATTTGAGAATTGACCTTAGATTTGGTCGTCATTCCCCTATCTATGTCATTGCTCCATAAATGTGACCGGTCCACTGGTCCAGCATTGATAACTCAGTCATGATTTGGTATTGTGATCTAGATTTAATACCAAAATCTTGTACATGGCAAATGTTGGTGGTAGCTTTATAAACCTGTTGCTCCTTTGAAAAACATGAATTCAATGATAAAATGGTTAACATTTTCTATTGCTGGTTACAATTCCTTGTGTTTGGGAATGAAATTGGGGGAAGGAGAGAGGTAGAAGATGCAACTGAGCGAGGATTGTGACAGCAGTCATTTATAGCAAATTAAGAGGTTCCAATGCTAATGCATTTCTGAGAAGAAAAAAAGAGCATGTATGTGCATGGTAGTATATAACTATATATCGGCTGCAACACCACTTTGATACCGAGTTATCAAGGTTTTGAAGGTTACATAGATCGCATATTGAGGCAATATTGGCTGAGTTTGAGCGCAATAGCCAACATCAGGATGCAATGACCGATTCTGAGATGAAGTCTCAAGCAGATTTCAATAGTAATACCATGGGTACATAAGCCTTTGATTGCTTTAGCCTTTACTTCTAAGTTGGAATATAAACTTTTTATCATTTTATGTGCTGTTCTTGTTATTCAAAATTCACAATGTTATATAGCTGGTGCCTACAACTCTACAAGCTTAGGGGGTTGTACGGAAGACTTAATTACTTGCCCATGTTAATCGTTGTCTTTTATACTCCAGTCTTTGGTGACAAAAGTCAAACGAAAGACTTATGCTTGTGTAGCTTGTGTTGTGGAATTACAAACTCTTCCAACGCtttctaattaattattttttatggCACAGATAGATGCTCATCAGTCACCCTTGGCTGCTATAGTTTTTTCCTCCGATGGGACGTATTTAGCAAGTGCATCTGAGCAAGGAACCATGATTCGAATTTATATGGTTTCAGAAGGGACAAAGGTAATCTTTTTTTCCCCTAATtagatactccctccgtcccggtcatttgttgtcctattccattttggggtgtctcagtcaattgttgtcctttctaatTTAGAACTGCATTTTATGAGCAATTTGAtccttcacactcaatttggtccacttgtcatcttataattggcccctcctctttccttggtctttgtgccaaaatcaaaggacaacaattgaccgggacagagggagtatataaagtaaaaaaaaatgtaTATATAATTGGATTTTCTAGGGGAAAGGGGTTACTAGGCCTATTTTTGTCTTTTCATAAATAATCTGAGATACTTAACTCTCATTCCTAGTATAGCATTTTCGAATATGGTATAATTAGGGAGAGAGTTGAATTTCTTCCTTGTATAGTCTGCACTATCATGC is a window encoding:
- the LOC141607110 gene encoding autophagy-related protein 18b isoform X2, whose product is MANQFSSYPILCASFNQDYSYFAVGTKLGFKIFQADNGRVCYERDIGAFSIVEMRFSSSLLAIVGAGEQPALSPRRLCLFNTTTGVPLQELNFLTSVLAVRLNKLRLIVLLLDKIFLYDIDSLTILSTIDTVPNPKGLCAFSHSLDACYVAVPASTTKGSVLLYNIMDLQSLYEIDAHQSPLAAIVFSSDGTYLASASEQGTMIRIYMVSEGTKLFSFRRGTYPSTIFSLSFGPSMQLPDVLVATSSSGSLHIFMLGVAINQRNKKSSSFVGAMIPGRINDVLDPAYHHVLHNVVAEGVKSYAVIRKVEKVGGDATYKVYSLRGLLESEISS
- the LOC141607110 gene encoding autophagy-related protein 18b isoform X3 — its product is MRFSSSLLAIVGAGEQPALSPRRLCLFNTTTGVPLQELNFLTSVLAVRLNKLRLIVLLLDKIFLYDIDSLTILSTIDTVPNPKGLCAFSHSLDACYVAVPASTTKGSVLLYNIMDLQSLYEIDAHQSPLAAIVFSSDGTYLASASEQGTMIRIYMVSEGTKLFSFRRGTYPSTIFSLSFGPSMQLPDVLVATSSSGSLHIFMLGVAINQRNKKSSSFVGAMIPGRINDVLDPAYHHVLHNVVAEGVKSYAVIRKVEKVGGDATYKVYSLRAWISVITYSGYFREYMFITNQKNECSWSLEREYSVLSSISDITTPS